A window of the Lysinibacillus irui genome harbors these coding sequences:
- a CDS encoding YybS family protein — MPNNQTKALVQGSMMVALFTILMLISAYVPFIFIVALIFAPLPIAWYSANYKRSTSILVAIVGCILTTITSGISMLPFAFILGLVGVVMGNAIYLKKSKLFLFMSTGIANLISMAIVYIAYVKLTGIDFINMSLEVARQNYEQSNEFAKNVTGQVAINPEQLEAMFKTIELTMPATITISAFFAGFIIITLNLPALKRLGVDIPKFAPFQNMRLPRSILWYYMIVLCINLFMRPEAGSTLDIIVLNVSYILWLLLILQGISFIHYFISKKGMPNGVKWVATLLAIPLSSFMILLGIVDLGFDVRSLVKGKTKE, encoded by the coding sequence ATGCCGAATAATCAAACAAAAGCGCTTGTCCAAGGCTCAATGATGGTTGCACTTTTTACGATATTAATGCTTATTTCTGCATATGTACCATTCATCTTTATAGTAGCTTTAATATTTGCTCCACTACCGATTGCTTGGTATAGCGCAAATTACAAGCGTTCCACATCCATACTTGTTGCAATAGTAGGCTGTATCCTAACCACGATAACAAGTGGAATATCCATGCTACCATTTGCCTTTATTTTAGGGCTAGTGGGTGTCGTAATGGGTAACGCAATTTATTTGAAGAAAAGTAAGCTCTTTTTATTTATGTCGACGGGGATTGCTAATCTAATTTCCATGGCAATTGTTTATATTGCTTATGTAAAACTGACGGGAATAGACTTTATTAATATGAGTTTAGAAGTAGCTCGTCAAAATTACGAGCAATCAAATGAATTTGCAAAGAATGTCACTGGCCAGGTAGCTATAAATCCAGAACAGCTTGAGGCAATGTTTAAAACAATTGAGCTAACTATGCCTGCAACGATTACAATATCAGCATTTTTTGCTGGATTTATTATCATTACATTAAACTTACCTGCATTAAAACGACTGGGAGTAGATATTCCTAAGTTTGCTCCGTTTCAAAATATGAGATTACCACGCTCTATTTTATGGTATTACATGATTGTTTTATGCATTAATTTATTTATGCGTCCAGAGGCCGGATCTACGTTAGATATAATTGTATTGAATGTTTCTTATATATTATGGTTGTTACTCATTCTACAAGGGATATCTTTTATCCATTACTTCATTTCAAAAAAAGGGATGCCAAATGGAGTAAAATGGGTTGCTACTTTGTTAGCTATTCCATTATCATCCTTCATGATCTTACTCGGTATCGTTGATTTAGGCTTTGACGTACGTTCACTTGTAAAGGGGAAGACTAAAGAATAA
- the rpsR gene encoding 30S ribosomal protein S18, which yields MAPRRGGRKRRKVCYFTANNITHIDYKDVDLLKKFISERGKILPRRVTGTSAKYQRKLTSAIKVSRIMGLLPFVAEDK from the coding sequence ATGGCACCACGTCGCGGAGGCCGCAAACGCCGTAAAGTTTGCTACTTCACTGCTAATAACATTACGCATATCGACTATAAAGATGTAGATTTATTAAAAAAATTCATCTCTGAGCGCGGTAAAATCTTACCACGTCGCGTAACTGGCACTAGCGCTAAGTACCAACGTAAATTAACTTCAGCTATCAAAGTATCTCGTATCATGGGATTACTTCCATTCGTAGCAGAAGATAAATAA
- the ssb gene encoding single-stranded DNA-binding protein, which yields MINRVVLVGRLTKDPELRYTPNGIASTRFTVAVNRAFSNQQGEREADFISCVAWRKQAENLANFMRKGSLIGVEGRIQTGSYEGQDGKRVYTTDVVADSVQFLEPRNGSGAAAPQYGGGQTYGNNQPSYGGGQPQQQFGGAMPGQGSYGGDTYQQNQPPMNQPNYTRVDEDPFANSKGPIEVSEDDLPF from the coding sequence ATGATAAACCGTGTCGTATTAGTTGGAAGACTAACAAAAGATCCTGAGCTACGTTATACACCGAACGGAATTGCGTCTACAAGATTTACAGTTGCTGTAAACCGTGCATTCTCAAATCAACAAGGTGAACGCGAAGCTGATTTCATTAGCTGTGTTGCATGGCGAAAACAGGCCGAAAACCTAGCGAACTTCATGCGAAAAGGAAGTTTAATTGGGGTAGAAGGTCGTATCCAAACGGGCAGTTATGAAGGACAAGACGGTAAGCGAGTATATACAACAGATGTCGTGGCGGATAGCGTACAGTTTTTAGAACCACGTAATGGTAGCGGCGCTGCTGCTCCTCAATACGGTGGTGGACAAACTTACGGTAATAACCAACCGTCATATGGCGGTGGTCAGCCACAACAACAGTTTGGTGGCGCTATGCCAGGGCAGGGTTCCTATGGCGGCGATACTTATCAACAAAATCAACCACCTATGAATCAGCCGAATTATACACGTGTAGATGAGGATCCATTTGCGAATAGCAAAGGACCGATAGAAGTATCTGAGGATGATCTTCCATTCTAA
- the rpsF gene encoding 30S ribosomal protein S6, whose product MRKYELMYIVRPNIEDEAKKALVERFNEILTSNGAEVIESKEWGKRRLAYEIQDFREGYYQIVKVNAPSEAINEYTRLANISEDIIRHIAVREEA is encoded by the coding sequence ATGAGAAAATACGAATTAATGTACATCGTACGTCCGAACATTGAAGACGAAGCGAAGAAAGCTTTAGTTGAACGTTTCAACGAAATCTTAACTTCTAACGGTGCAGAAGTCATCGAATCAAAAGAGTGGGGCAAACGCCGCTTAGCTTATGAAATTCAAGACTTCCGCGAAGGTTACTACCAAATCGTGAAAGTAAACGCTCCTTCAGAAGCAATTAACGAGTATACACGTCTAGCTAACATTAGCGAAGACATCATTCGCCACATTGCAGTTCGCGAAGAAGCTTAA
- a CDS encoding DUF3267 domain-containing protein: MLPNKEPIVIELDIKKLMIDNLVITGGLVILFTAIQYICFKDFHFSFWNMIVGTVLFVILYIIFIVLHEVFHLIGFMFFGKVPLKALKYGINLELGVAYATTVQPLSNQAMKKALLLPFWTTGVLPTIAGFYFNSTVLILVGAFLMAGAIGDFAMYKELRKYPKQALVRDDPKLPKLYVYTQQNEDNSL; this comes from the coding sequence ATGCTACCAAATAAAGAGCCAATTGTTATTGAATTAGATATAAAAAAATTGATGATTGATAATTTGGTTATTACAGGTGGTCTTGTTATATTATTTACAGCCATTCAATATATTTGCTTTAAAGATTTTCATTTTTCTTTTTGGAATATGATTGTTGGTACAGTACTCTTTGTGATTCTATACATTATTTTTATTGTTCTACATGAGGTATTTCATTTAATTGGTTTTATGTTTTTTGGCAAAGTACCCTTGAAGGCTTTAAAATATGGCATAAATTTAGAGCTTGGTGTTGCTTATGCGACTACAGTACAACCTCTCTCCAACCAAGCAATGAAAAAGGCATTATTACTACCTTTTTGGACGACTGGTGTTCTTCCGACAATTGCTGGGTTTTATTTTAATAGTACCGTTTTAATACTCGTAGGAGCTTTTTTAATGGCTGGTGCAATAGGTGACTTTGCCATGTATAAAGAATTAAGGAAATATCCAAAACAGGCTCTTGTACGAGATGATCCTAAATTACCGAAACTTTACGTATATACTCAACAGAACGAAGATAACTCACTATAA
- a CDS encoding acyl-CoA dehydrogenase family protein: MDPLSEFLVMGAVIQMNLLQIKERGLEFEQLGKLPQDVLDFIYEQKLFKLFMSKELGGKDLDLVEGVKVFQQMSAIDGNFGWLITIGTGGNAFIPTFSANVCEKIFMPKDAVIAGSGYPTGIAVKEEGGYVVTGQWKYCSGSNYASTFTMNCFIEEDGIKKDEIISCSVSPQDVEILNDWCAMGLKATASHTIRVNNIWVPEEATFQLGAIKNSYGNSVHSFPFVTFAEASFLSVCLGITENFLEEAYKLTKQRNHDINRAERIGALQFLLMQQQKHYKQYEERFYTTLTLYWQKHQQGVLLTEDEQSQFTQMSKEIAAACVDIANHLIRSLGMEAITETSTLNRIWRNLYTAAQHGFLTP; this comes from the coding sequence ATGGATCCGTTATCAGAATTTTTAGTAATGGGGGCAGTTATACAAATGAATCTTTTACAGATTAAAGAACGTGGGTTAGAGTTTGAGCAGCTTGGAAAGCTACCACAAGATGTACTTGATTTTATTTATGAACAAAAATTGTTTAAATTGTTCATGTCAAAAGAATTAGGTGGTAAGGATTTAGATTTAGTGGAAGGTGTAAAAGTATTTCAGCAGATGTCAGCTATAGATGGGAATTTTGGTTGGCTAATTACAATTGGTACAGGGGGGAATGCGTTTATTCCAACCTTCAGTGCAAATGTTTGTGAGAAAATTTTTATGCCTAAGGATGCAGTCATAGCAGGTAGTGGTTATCCAACAGGAATAGCTGTGAAAGAAGAGGGTGGTTATGTTGTAACGGGACAGTGGAAGTACTGCAGTGGCTCCAATTATGCGTCTACTTTTACAATGAACTGCTTTATTGAAGAAGACGGGATCAAAAAAGATGAAATTATTAGTTGTTCAGTGAGTCCACAAGACGTTGAGATATTGAATGATTGGTGTGCGATGGGATTGAAGGCAACAGCCAGTCATACGATTCGTGTGAATAATATTTGGGTACCCGAAGAAGCAACGTTTCAACTAGGAGCAATAAAAAATAGTTATGGCAACTCAGTACATAGCTTTCCATTTGTAACTTTTGCGGAGGCTTCGTTTTTAAGCGTTTGTCTTGGTATTACCGAAAATTTCTTAGAAGAAGCATATAAATTAACAAAGCAACGAAATCATGATATCAATCGAGCTGAACGGATTGGGGCATTACAATTTTTATTGATGCAGCAGCAGAAGCATTATAAGCAATATGAGGAGCGGTTCTATACAACATTGACTTTATATTGGCAAAAACACCAACAGGGTGTCCTTTTAACAGAAGATGAACAATCTCAATTTACACAAATGAGTAAAGAGATTGCTGCTGCTTGCGTTGACATAGCAAATCATTTAATACGAAGTCTTGGTATGGAGGCTATTACAGAAACATCTACGCTTAATCGTATATGGAGAAATTTATATACCGCAGCTCAGCACGGATTTTTAACGCCTTAA
- the ychF gene encoding redox-regulated ATPase YchF codes for MALTAGIVGLPNVGKSTLFNAITKAGALAANYPFATIDPNVGIVEVPDARLDKLTELVVPKKTVPTAFEFTDIAGIVKGASKGEGLGNKFLAHIREVDAICQVVRCFVDENITHVSGAVDPIDDIEVINLELALADLESVDKRIQRVSKMAKQKDKDAMIEEPVLLKIKEQLENGKPARAAELSDDELKVIKGLHLLTIKPMLYVANVSEDEVADADNNEYVKKVREYASAEGAQVITICAKIEEEISELDDEEKAMFLEELGIKESGLDQLIRTSYDLLGLATYFTAGVQEVRAWTFRKGMKAPQCAGIIHTDFERGFIRAETVAYDDLLEAGSQAAAKEAGKVRLEGKDYEVQDGDIMLFRFNV; via the coding sequence ATGGCATTAACAGCTGGAATCGTTGGTTTACCTAACGTTGGAAAATCAACATTATTTAACGCAATTACAAAAGCGGGCGCATTGGCTGCAAACTATCCATTCGCAACGATTGATCCGAACGTTGGTATCGTTGAAGTACCAGATGCACGTTTAGATAAATTAACAGAATTAGTTGTACCGAAAAAAACTGTGCCAACTGCATTTGAATTCACAGATATCGCAGGAATTGTAAAAGGTGCTTCCAAAGGTGAAGGATTAGGGAATAAATTCCTAGCTCATATTCGTGAAGTGGATGCAATTTGTCAGGTTGTACGTTGTTTTGTAGATGAAAACATTACACACGTATCAGGTGCAGTAGATCCAATTGATGATATCGAGGTAATTAATTTAGAGCTTGCGCTAGCTGACTTAGAATCAGTAGATAAACGTATACAACGAGTTAGTAAAATGGCAAAACAAAAAGATAAAGATGCAATGATTGAAGAGCCAGTACTTCTAAAAATTAAAGAACAATTAGAAAACGGTAAACCAGCACGTGCTGCAGAACTTTCAGATGATGAGCTAAAAGTAATTAAAGGTCTTCATTTACTAACAATTAAACCAATGCTTTATGTTGCAAACGTTTCAGAAGATGAAGTAGCAGATGCAGACAACAATGAGTATGTGAAAAAAGTACGTGAGTATGCGTCAGCTGAAGGTGCTCAAGTAATTACAATTTGCGCAAAAATCGAAGAAGAAATTTCCGAGCTTGATGATGAAGAAAAAGCTATGTTCTTAGAAGAACTAGGCATTAAAGAATCAGGTTTAGATCAGCTAATCCGTACTTCTTATGATTTATTAGGATTAGCAACGTACTTTACTGCAGGTGTACAAGAAGTACGTGCTTGGACGTTCCGTAAAGGTATGAAGGCGCCACAGTGTGCAGGTATTATTCATACTGACTTTGAACGTGGCTTTATTCGAGCAGAAACGGTTGCTTATGATGATTTACTAGAGGCAGGTTCTCAAGCAGCAGCTAAAGAAGCTGGTAAAGTTCGACTTGAAGGTAAAGATTATGAAGTACAAGACGGCGATATTATGTTATTCCGCTTTAATGTATAA
- a CDS encoding DUF951 domain-containing protein, with protein MEAKKFGLNDIVEMKKQHPCGTNKWKIIRMGADVRIKCEGCQHSVMIPRREFEKKMKKVLISANEA; from the coding sequence ATGGAAGCTAAAAAATTTGGTTTAAATGATATCGTTGAAATGAAAAAACAACATCCATGTGGTACAAATAAATGGAAGATTATTCGTATGGGCGCAGATGTCCGTATTAAATGTGAAGGGTGTCAGCATAGTGTCATGATTCCGCGCCGTGAATTTGAGAAAAAAATGAAAAAGGTTTTAATATCTGCTAATGAGGCTTAA
- a CDS encoding mechanosensitive ion channel family protein, translated as MEENKKKLMERYWDKLTSEELWDHVIDASIEIVLILLASWLAVRLGKKFIKKVFLIRMRSPLNHSERRQRTIARLLQSVISYVVYFSAIIGILSSLNIKVAGLLAGAGIVGLAIGFGAQSLVKDVITGFFIIFEDQFGVGDYIKINAAEGTVVEIGLRTTKINGATGEQFIIPNGAIGEVVNYSVNNSKIFIDLQMTTAADFGKAEAVINKYLETLPTLHKELITTPVFLGVQNVKGTEVTIRIAAETLPQQQYGVARTIRRDVTKLFEENNIPMAYPKMMFYGKDEGRSE; from the coding sequence ATGGAAGAGAATAAAAAAAAGTTAATGGAGAGATATTGGGATAAGCTCACATCTGAGGAACTTTGGGATCATGTGATTGATGCATCCATAGAGATTGTGCTCATTTTATTAGCATCATGGTTAGCTGTAAGATTAGGTAAAAAATTTATTAAAAAAGTGTTCTTAATACGAATGCGTTCCCCATTAAACCACTCAGAGCGACGTCAACGAACAATTGCAAGATTATTACAAAGTGTGATTTCTTATGTAGTTTACTTCTCAGCGATTATAGGAATTCTTTCTTCTTTAAATATAAAGGTAGCAGGGCTATTGGCCGGTGCAGGGATTGTTGGTTTAGCAATAGGTTTTGGTGCTCAAAGTTTAGTAAAGGATGTTATTACTGGATTCTTCATTATCTTTGAAGATCAATTTGGTGTAGGGGATTATATAAAAATAAATGCAGCAGAAGGTACAGTTGTAGAAATAGGTTTACGTACTACAAAAATTAATGGAGCCACGGGGGAGCAGTTCATCATCCCAAATGGTGCAATTGGTGAGGTCGTCAATTATTCTGTTAACAACTCCAAAATTTTTATAGATTTACAAATGACCACAGCTGCTGATTTTGGGAAAGCTGAAGCGGTTATTAATAAGTATTTAGAGACATTACCTACATTGCATAAGGAATTAATAACGACTCCGGTTTTTTTAGGTGTGCAAAATGTTAAAGGGACTGAGGTAACAATACGTATAGCGGCTGAAACATTACCACAGCAACAATATGGCGTTGCACGTACAATTCGCCGTGATGTTACAAAACTTTTTGAAGAAAATAACATACCAATGGCCTATCCAAAAATGATGTTCTATGGAAAAGATGAGGGGAGAAGTGAATAA
- the yyaC gene encoding spore protease YyaC: MNTIPNMLLPYSLHHESKNAVWQLSTLFLEHIPFHHERLIFCCIGSDRCTGDTLGPLTGSFLKKSVSFPYEIVGSLEDPLHALNLDSTMQQLHNHTTKPFIIAIDACLGSEQNVGHISVQSGPIFPGKAVKKELPPIGDISVKGIVNIGGFMEMLVLQNTRLHISYAMAEKLSRALLLAAHRYSLKSVEDGNHNANNDNTWQQVSSFDFS; encoded by the coding sequence ATGAATACTATACCAAATATGTTACTACCTTATTCCCTTCATCACGAGAGTAAAAATGCTGTTTGGCAATTAAGCACATTATTTTTAGAACATATACCGTTTCATCATGAACGTTTAATTTTTTGTTGTATTGGTAGTGACCGCTGTACAGGTGATACACTTGGACCATTAACAGGTAGCTTTCTAAAAAAATCAGTTAGCTTTCCCTATGAAATTGTTGGTTCTTTAGAAGATCCTTTACATGCTCTAAATCTTGATTCTACTATGCAACAGCTACACAATCATACTACAAAACCTTTTATTATTGCGATTGATGCCTGTCTTGGCAGTGAGCAAAATGTTGGCCATATTTCAGTTCAAAGCGGTCCTATTTTTCCCGGCAAGGCTGTAAAAAAAGAATTACCTCCAATCGGAGACATTTCCGTTAAAGGAATCGTCAATATTGGAGGCTTTATGGAAATGCTTGTTTTACAAAATACAAGACTTCATATTTCTTATGCTATGGCAGAAAAACTTTCTAGAGCTTTATTATTAGCTGCCCACCGTTATTCACTGAAAAGTGTAGAAGATGGCAACCATAACGCCAACAACGATAATACCTGGCAGCAAGTTAGCAGCTTTGATTTTAGCTAA
- a CDS encoding DUF554 domain-containing protein, whose translation MVILGALINAVLIIAGALVGRIFKNIPESMKSTVLSIIGLAVTLLGIKMGFESDNFIILVVSLVVGTVIGEWLDLDKQMNRLGKWVESLFRTKRNDQNQISIAEGFVTASLIFVVGSMAVIGALDSGLRNDHNVLITKGLIDGFTSIILASTLGIGVMLSAVPVFVYQGLIALFAGVISSFIPDAALEMYITEMTAVGGVMIMAIGLNIAGLAKIKAANLLPGIIVVGVMVAIFYTFQ comes from the coding sequence GTGGTAATACTAGGGGCATTGATTAATGCTGTGCTAATTATAGCAGGTGCATTAGTGGGGCGCATTTTTAAAAATATTCCTGAATCTATGAAATCTACGGTCCTATCCATTATTGGTTTAGCGGTCACATTGTTAGGGATAAAAATGGGCTTTGAAAGTGATAACTTTATTATATTAGTAGTAAGTTTAGTTGTAGGTACAGTAATAGGTGAGTGGTTGGATTTAGATAAGCAAATGAATCGGCTTGGAAAATGGGTCGAGTCATTATTTCGAACAAAACGGAATGATCAAAACCAAATAAGCATCGCAGAGGGCTTTGTCACTGCTTCTCTAATTTTTGTTGTTGGGTCGATGGCTGTAATCGGTGCACTCGATAGTGGTCTACGTAATGATCACAATGTTTTAATTACAAAGGGATTAATAGATGGATTTACATCCATTATTTTAGCATCCACATTAGGTATAGGTGTTATGCTATCGGCTGTACCTGTCTTTGTTTATCAAGGCTTAATTGCACTTTTTGCGGGCGTTATAAGCTCCTTTATACCTGATGCGGCGCTAGAAATGTACATTACTGAAATGACTGCTGTTGGCGGCGTAATGATTATGGCAATAGGGTTAAACATTGCTGGTTTAGCTAAAATCAAAGCTGCTAACTTGCTGCCAGGTATTATCGTTGTTGGCGTTATGGTTGCCATCTTCTACACTTTTCAGTGA
- a CDS encoding ParB/RepB/Spo0J family partition protein encodes MAKGLGRGIGALFPGESLEQSGQVEEIQLDLIVANPYQPRKIFDEESLQELADSIKEHGILQPIAVRKKGRKFEIVAGERRYRACLLAELEVIPVIIKELSDAQMMELAILENLQREDLTVIEEAEAYQSLMENLHLTQEELSKRLGKSRPHIANHVRLLALPEDVRKLMNEGMLSMGQGRALLGLKNKRRISEVANKVINLGLNVRQVEMLVQSINEEVSRETIPPKKKDIFVAAKESQLRDYFGTNVQIKKTNNKGKIEIEFYSEDDLERILEILNLQEE; translated from the coding sequence ATGGCTAAAGGTTTAGGAAGGGGCATTGGTGCACTATTTCCAGGAGAGTCTTTAGAACAAAGTGGGCAAGTAGAAGAAATCCAATTGGATTTAATTGTTGCGAACCCATATCAGCCTCGTAAAATTTTTGATGAGGAAAGTTTACAGGAGCTAGCAGATTCTATTAAAGAGCATGGTATTTTGCAGCCAATTGCTGTTCGAAAAAAAGGACGTAAATTTGAAATTGTTGCTGGGGAACGCCGTTATAGAGCATGTCTCTTAGCTGAATTAGAGGTTATTCCTGTCATTATTAAAGAGCTATCAGATGCTCAAATGATGGAGCTAGCCATTTTAGAAAATCTCCAACGTGAGGATTTAACAGTTATTGAAGAAGCAGAAGCCTATCAGAGCTTAATGGAAAACCTACATTTAACACAAGAAGAATTATCTAAGCGGCTAGGAAAAAGTAGACCACATATAGCCAATCACGTTCGTCTACTTGCTTTACCAGAAGATGTTCGAAAATTGATGAATGAAGGCATGTTATCAATGGGGCAAGGACGGGCTTTACTCGGCTTGAAAAATAAAAGAAGAATTTCAGAAGTAGCCAATAAGGTAATTAACCTAGGCTTGAATGTACGTCAGGTTGAAATGCTAGTACAAAGTATCAATGAAGAAGTTTCACGTGAAACAATTCCACCAAAGAAGAAAGATATTTTTGTAGCAGCCAAAGAATCCCAATTACGTGATTATTTTGGAACAAATGTACAAATCAAAAAAACAAACAATAAAGGAAAAATTGAAATTGAATTTTATTCCGAAGATGATTTAGAACGTATTTTAGAAATTTTGAACTTACAGGAAGAATAA
- a CDS encoding ParA family protein has product MGRIIAIANQKGGVGKTTTSVNLSACLAYLGKKVLLIDTDPQGNTTSGLGINKGEIQGCIYDVLIDDEDVENVIQKTNVENLSIVPATISLAGAEIELVSTISREVRLKHALQNVKEDFDYIIIDCPPSLGLLTINALTASDALIIPVQCEYYALEGLSQLLSTVRLVQKHLNQQLYIDGVLLTMLDARTNLGLQVIDEVKKYFQDKVYKTIIPRNVRLSEAPSHGQPIITYDAKSRGAEVYLEMAREVIKNG; this is encoded by the coding sequence ATGGGTAGAATTATAGCAATCGCCAATCAAAAGGGTGGCGTAGGTAAAACAACAACTTCGGTCAATTTGAGCGCTTGCCTAGCTTATTTAGGTAAGAAAGTGCTTTTAATTGATACTGATCCGCAGGGGAATACAACAAGTGGACTTGGTATTAATAAAGGAGAAATACAGGGCTGTATTTATGATGTGCTCATTGACGACGAAGATGTAGAAAATGTCATTCAAAAAACAAATGTTGAAAATTTATCAATCGTGCCAGCAACAATTTCACTTGCAGGTGCCGAAATTGAGTTGGTTTCTACTATTTCAAGAGAAGTGCGATTAAAACATGCACTGCAAAATGTTAAAGAAGATTTCGATTATATTATTATTGACTGTCCTCCTTCTTTAGGACTTTTAACAATTAATGCATTAACTGCTTCAGATGCACTGATTATCCCGGTTCAATGTGAATACTATGCATTGGAAGGGCTAAGTCAATTATTATCCACTGTTCGACTTGTTCAAAAGCATCTAAACCAGCAGCTTTATATTGATGGGGTTCTTTTAACAATGTTGGATGCACGAACAAACTTAGGTTTACAGGTTATTGATGAAGTAAAAAAATATTTCCAAGATAAAGTATATAAAACGATCATTCCTCGTAATGTGCGATTAAGTGAGGCACCAAGTCATGGTCAACCAATCATCACTTACGACGCAAAATCTAGAGGTGCAGAAGTTTATTTGGAGATGGCGAGGGAAGTGATAAAAAATGGCTAA
- the noc gene encoding nucleoid occlusion protein encodes MKSPFSRFFGGGSKTEPIVKNEVEQAEAVHAAEEVIKLPINQIVPNRFQPRTIFDDEKIEELSRTIHTHGVIQPIVVRKTSENQYEIIAGERRYRAMKKLQWTEVPAIVRNLTDKETASIALIENLQREELTAIEEAVAYQKLLELHELTQEALAQRLGKGQSTVANKLRLLRLPEEVQQAILKRQISERHARALIAVKDQPLQLEILQQTIDNDWNVRQLEEQIQTILNPVTDEQEESAPRKAKPKRKAISKDVRIALNTIKQSLTMVTKSGITVKTEEEDTEEYYQITVKIPKKKKV; translated from the coding sequence ATGAAAAGTCCTTTTTCACGTTTTTTTGGAGGCGGGAGTAAAACGGAGCCTATTGTGAAAAATGAAGTAGAACAAGCAGAGGCGGTTCATGCAGCGGAAGAAGTCATAAAGTTGCCTATTAATCAAATTGTACCTAACCGTTTTCAGCCACGTACTATTTTTGATGATGAAAAAATTGAGGAATTATCAAGAACCATTCATACACATGGTGTGATTCAGCCAATTGTTGTACGTAAAACATCAGAAAATCAATATGAAATCATTGCCGGTGAGCGTCGTTATCGGGCGATGAAAAAGCTACAATGGACAGAGGTCCCTGCTATTGTACGTAATTTAACTGATAAGGAAACAGCTTCTATTGCGTTAATAGAGAACTTACAGCGTGAAGAGTTAACTGCAATTGAAGAAGCGGTAGCCTATCAAAAATTATTAGAGCTTCATGAGCTTACACAGGAAGCACTTGCCCAACGACTTGGAAAAGGACAATCCACTGTAGCCAATAAATTACGTTTATTAAGGTTGCCGGAAGAAGTGCAGCAAGCCATTTTGAAGCGCCAAATATCTGAACGACATGCACGTGCATTAATCGCAGTAAAAGATCAACCATTACAATTAGAAATTTTACAACAAACGATTGATAATGATTGGAATGTTCGTCAATTAGAGGAACAAATTCAGACAATATTAAATCCAGTAACAGACGAGCAGGAAGAATCGGCACCAAGGAAAGCAAAGCCAAAGAGAAAAGCTATAAGTAAAGATGTACGCATTGCTTTAAATACGATTAAACAATCGTTAACAATGGTAACAAAAAGCGGTATTACGGTGAAAACAGAAGAAGAAGATACAGAAGAATATTATCAAATTACAGTGAAGATACCTAAAAAGAAAAAGGTGTAA